From the genome of Bacteroides sp. MSB163, one region includes:
- a CDS encoding family 78 glycoside hydrolase catalytic domain, which yields MKKKVIILIALCCLFIQAAQSDTLSITDLRTEQLTNPLGLDTPQPRFSWRLQSGQRNVMQTTYRLFVASSPELLSKNRVDVWDSGEVRSDASIWISYQGPFLQPNKRYYWKVQVTTGTGESAWSEPAFWGMGLMGETRWKGRWIGMDRPMPWDSETMFSRLSARYVRKEFNLSKAIKEATLHISGLGVYECLINGKRVGDLVLAPAPTDYRKTVLYNSYDVTSLLRSQANNAIGITLGNGRYHFMRQNYRTYKIHNFGYPKVRMNLIVEYTDGSRETIATDTNWKLTADGPIRSNNEFDGEEYDARKELGSWSETGYDDSTWLQAERVSIPSGYLRGQTIPGIKVVEKINPQTIRKSANGYILDMGQNMVGWLRIRVKGNAGDSVRLRFAETLQPDGELYTANLRSAKVTDLYILKGEGIEEWTPRFVYHGFRYVEVSEFPGTPTLANFTGEVVNDDMPLTGTFECDNPILNQLVKNAFWGIRGNYKGIPLDCPQRDERQPWLGDHTNGALGESFLMENGPLYAKWMDDIRDAQREDGCIPDVVPAYYYYYTDNVTWPSTFIFISNMLYEQYGNPGAICKHYPAMKQWMEHIRTEFMNQSHIITRDRYGDWCLPPESPELIHSKDPARITDGKLIATAYYYKLLQYMIKFAQLQLDMPHTPDITGQLHHQQLAEDIQEYRELAEHVKEGFNKTFWNQEKQYYSNNTVTANLLPLAFDMVPDTEKETVARQIIHKTVDYYNATIQCGVIGVQWLMRELVRMGRTDVAYVLATHTKYPGWGYMAANGATTIWELWNGNTADPAMNSGNHVMLLGDFLPYCYQHLAGIRNAAPGFKEIRMKPAFELEEVGFIRASHITPYGKVTSNWSQTATGYSWEISIPANSTATIWLPNADTSSLTENGKPLKQSEGLQILRQEDGYTVCKIGSGNYNFQIKKNISYGKGRKGLLEDDFICRKPTFPESHAATIVEGRRGIVTAWFGGTKEKNPDCCIWVSRKTKTGWTEPQMVADGVLDGTKYACWNPVLTETPKGELQLYYKIGVNVAGWSGHVITSKDGGKTWSKSRALPEGFLGPIKNKPVWIGKRMICPSSTEDENGWRIHFEISDDEGKTWRKIGPITASEIVETDQVKFSNQKHKTIQVIQPTILTHKDGRLQALCRTQNNGSVATTWSEDNGESWSPVTFIDLPNNNSGIDGITLKDGRHLLVYNHYRYIKGKRKERTPINVATSDDGIHWKAAMVLEDSPINQYSYPSVIQGKDGKVHIVYTWRRQRIKYACLDPQQVEVTSFEEAGWKE from the coding sequence ATGAAGAAAAAAGTAATCATATTGATCGCTCTGTGTTGTCTGTTTATCCAAGCAGCACAGAGCGATACTCTTTCCATAACAGACCTTCGCACGGAACAACTGACTAATCCTTTAGGTCTGGATACCCCTCAACCGCGTTTCAGCTGGCGGCTCCAAAGCGGGCAACGCAATGTGATGCAGACAACTTACCGCCTGTTCGTTGCATCCTCCCCGGAACTTCTAAGCAAAAATCGGGTAGACGTGTGGGATTCAGGCGAGGTACGCTCTGACGCGTCCATTTGGATAAGCTACCAAGGTCCCTTTTTACAACCCAACAAGCGCTATTATTGGAAAGTGCAGGTAACAACCGGTACAGGTGAGAGCGCTTGGAGCGAACCTGCTTTCTGGGGAATGGGACTGATGGGAGAAACACGTTGGAAAGGACGTTGGATTGGTATGGACAGACCTATGCCCTGGGATAGTGAAACCATGTTTTCACGCCTGTCCGCCCGGTATGTACGCAAAGAATTCAACCTCAGCAAAGCAATAAAAGAGGCAACCCTGCACATCAGCGGACTGGGAGTTTACGAATGCCTCATCAACGGCAAACGGGTCGGTGACCTTGTACTGGCTCCCGCTCCTACCGACTACCGGAAAACCGTACTTTACAACAGCTATGATGTAACAAGTCTGCTTCGCTCACAGGCGAATAATGCCATAGGTATTACGCTCGGAAACGGACGATACCACTTCATGCGCCAGAACTATCGCACTTATAAAATCCATAACTTCGGCTATCCAAAAGTCCGGATGAACCTGATCGTAGAATATACGGACGGTAGCCGGGAAACGATTGCCACAGATACGAACTGGAAACTGACAGCCGACGGTCCCATCCGCAGTAACAATGAGTTTGACGGTGAGGAATACGACGCCCGAAAAGAATTAGGAAGTTGGTCGGAAACCGGCTATGACGACAGTACATGGTTGCAGGCGGAACGCGTTTCCATACCTTCGGGATATCTGCGCGGACAAACCATACCGGGTATCAAGGTAGTGGAGAAGATTAATCCCCAAACCATCCGGAAATCAGCCAATGGCTATATCCTCGACATGGGGCAGAACATGGTAGGCTGGCTGCGCATCCGGGTAAAAGGAAATGCAGGCGACTCAGTGCGCCTGCGCTTTGCAGAAACCCTGCAACCGGATGGAGAACTATACACCGCCAACTTACGGTCCGCCAAAGTAACCGACCTTTATATCCTGAAAGGAGAAGGCATTGAAGAGTGGACTCCCCGCTTTGTATATCATGGCTTCCGCTATGTAGAAGTCAGCGAATTTCCGGGTACTCCTACCCTTGCCAACTTTACAGGCGAAGTTGTAAACGACGACATGCCTCTCACCGGAACATTTGAATGTGATAATCCTATCCTGAACCAATTAGTGAAGAATGCCTTCTGGGGAATTCGTGGTAATTATAAGGGAATACCGCTCGATTGCCCCCAGCGTGATGAACGCCAGCCTTGGCTGGGCGACCATACCAACGGCGCACTGGGTGAAAGTTTCTTGATGGAAAACGGTCCGCTATATGCCAAGTGGATGGACGATATCCGCGATGCGCAACGGGAAGACGGATGCATACCCGATGTAGTGCCAGCCTATTATTACTACTATACAGACAACGTGACCTGGCCGTCAACCTTCATTTTCATCAGTAATATGCTGTATGAACAATATGGAAACCCGGGAGCCATCTGCAAGCATTATCCCGCCATGAAGCAATGGATGGAGCACATCCGCACAGAATTCATGAACCAATCGCATATCATCACCCGAGACCGTTACGGCGATTGGTGTCTTCCACCCGAATCTCCCGAATTAATACATTCGAAAGACCCGGCCCGCATTACCGATGGTAAACTGATAGCAACCGCCTATTACTACAAGCTGCTGCAATATATGATAAAGTTTGCACAGCTTCAGTTAGATATGCCCCATACTCCTGATATTACCGGACAGCTGCACCACCAGCAGTTAGCTGAGGACATTCAAGAATATCGGGAACTGGCAGAACACGTAAAAGAAGGTTTCAACAAGACCTTCTGGAATCAGGAAAAACAATATTACAGCAATAATACCGTAACAGCCAACCTTCTCCCACTGGCATTCGACATGGTACCGGATACGGAAAAAGAAACCGTCGCCCGACAAATCATTCATAAAACGGTAGACTATTACAATGCCACCATTCAATGCGGAGTCATTGGCGTACAATGGCTGATGCGCGAACTTGTAAGAATGGGACGCACAGATGTAGCATACGTTCTGGCTACCCATACCAAATATCCCGGATGGGGATACATGGCGGCCAATGGAGCTACCACCATCTGGGAGTTATGGAACGGGAACACAGCTGATCCGGCCATGAACAGCGGCAACCATGTCATGTTACTGGGCGATTTCCTCCCCTATTGTTATCAACATCTGGCAGGTATCCGGAATGCCGCTCCCGGTTTCAAGGAAATTCGGATGAAACCTGCCTTCGAACTGGAAGAAGTAGGATTTATTCGTGCTTCTCACATCACACCTTATGGCAAAGTAACGAGTAACTGGTCACAAACAGCTACCGGGTATTCCTGGGAAATCAGTATACCTGCCAATAGTACGGCTACTATATGGCTGCCCAATGCAGATACCTCCTCCCTCACCGAAAACGGAAAGCCATTGAAGCAATCCGAAGGTTTGCAAATACTCCGCCAGGAAGACGGATACACAGTTTGTAAGATAGGTTCGGGGAACTATAACTTCCAGATTAAAAAGAACATATCATACGGAAAAGGAAGAAAAGGTCTGCTGGAGGATGACTTTATCTGTCGGAAGCCTACCTTCCCGGAGAGCCATGCGGCTACTATTGTAGAAGGACGTCGCGGAATTGTGACAGCCTGGTTCGGGGGAACCAAAGAGAAGAATCCCGATTGTTGCATTTGGGTTAGCCGCAAGACAAAAACAGGCTGGACAGAACCACAAATGGTAGCGGACGGTGTATTGGACGGAACCAAATACGCCTGCTGGAATCCCGTACTGACCGAAACACCGAAAGGAGAATTACAACTTTATTATAAAATAGGTGTGAATGTAGCCGGATGGAGTGGTCATGTCATTACTTCGAAAGACGGTGGAAAAACATGGAGCAAATCCCGGGCACTTCCCGAAGGCTTCCTTGGCCCCATCAAAAACAAGCCCGTATGGATCGGCAAGCGAATGATCTGCCCCAGCAGCACGGAAGATGAGAACGGTTGGCGGATTCATTTCGAAATCAGCGATGATGAAGGAAAGACCTGGCGAAAGATTGGTCCTATAACTGCTTCCGAGATTGTGGAAACAGATCAGGTAAAGTTCAGTAATCAGAAGCATAAAACCATACAAGTGATACAGCCCACCATCCTGACACATAAAGACGGAAGGTTGCAAGCCTTATGCCGTACTCAGAACAACGGCTCTGTCGCTACCACCTGGAGTGAAGACAACGGAGAAAGCTGGAGTCCGGTAACATTCATTGATTTGCCCAACAATAATTCCGGCATTGATGGAATCACGCTGAAAGACGGACGGCACTTGCTGGTATACAACCACTATCGCTACATCAAAGGAAAACGGAAAGAACGTACCCCTATCAATGTAGCAACCAGTGACGACGGCATACATTGGAAAGCGGCCATGGTATTGGAGGATTCGCCGATCAACCAATATTCATACCCCTCAGTCATTCAGGGTAAAGACGGAAAGGTACACATTGTTTATACCTGGAGGAGACAGCGCATCAAGTATGCCTGCCTCGATCCCCAACAGGTGGAAGTCACCTCTTTTGAGGAAGCCGGTTGGAAGGAATAA
- a CDS encoding glycoside hydrolase family 28 protein, whose amino-acid sequence MNTFIKKLWVLVALALPLLPAQSTVNAQNGNYIDESIYENLPFNMPKVEQPAFPDYTVNIVDFGAKGDGIVLNTKAINDAIKAVNAKGGGKVVIPEGLWLTGPIELLSNVNLYTEMNALVLFTDDFEAYPIIKTSFEGLDTRRCQSPISAWNAKNIAITGHGVFDGSGDSWRPVKKGKLTAAQWSSLVSSGGVVDASGSIWYPTAGALKGAMATKDFNNPEGINTDEEWNEIRPWLRPVLLNIVKSKKVLLEGVTFKNSPSWCLHPLSCEHITIHNVKVFNPWYSQNGDALDLESCKNALIVNNIFDAGDDAICIKSGKDEDGRRRGEPCQNVIVKNNTVLHGHGGFVVGSEMSGGVKNVYVTDCTFLGTDVGLRFKSTRGRGGVVEGIYIHNINMIDIPHEALLFDLFYGGKGAGEETEDDLEGRMKSSVPPVTEKTPAFRDIHITNVTCRSVGRAMFFNGLPEMPIRNVHVKDVVITDAKQGIVISQAENVSIENVKIDTKGAALQVKQAKDLKVNGKTYNNSATKALNIDL is encoded by the coding sequence ATGAACACATTTATCAAAAAACTATGGGTGCTTGTTGCACTGGCCCTTCCGTTGTTACCTGCACAAAGTACGGTAAATGCCCAAAACGGAAATTATATAGATGAAAGTATCTATGAGAATTTACCCTTCAATATGCCGAAAGTGGAACAACCCGCTTTTCCGGATTATACAGTCAATATTGTAGATTTTGGCGCTAAAGGAGATGGTATCGTACTGAATACCAAAGCTATCAACGACGCTATAAAGGCAGTAAATGCCAAAGGTGGCGGTAAAGTTGTTATTCCCGAAGGCTTGTGGCTGACCGGCCCTATCGAGTTACTGAGCAACGTCAATCTATATACTGAAATGAACGCCCTGGTGTTGTTCACAGATGATTTCGAGGCTTATCCTATTATTAAAACATCTTTTGAGGGTTTGGATACCCGCCGTTGCCAATCTCCTATTTCAGCATGGAATGCTAAGAATATAGCGATTACGGGACATGGTGTATTCGATGGTTCAGGTGATAGCTGGCGTCCGGTAAAAAAAGGCAAACTGACTGCGGCCCAATGGAGTAGCCTGGTAAGTTCAGGAGGTGTAGTCGATGCATCCGGTAGCATCTGGTATCCCACTGCCGGTGCACTGAAAGGCGCTATGGCTACTAAAGATTTCAATAACCCGGAAGGCATTAATACGGATGAGGAATGGAATGAAATCCGCCCGTGGCTGCGTCCCGTATTGCTGAATATCGTTAAGAGCAAAAAAGTATTATTGGAAGGTGTAACTTTCAAGAACTCTCCCAGCTGGTGTCTGCACCCGTTGTCATGCGAGCATATCACAATTCACAATGTGAAGGTTTTCAACCCCTGGTACTCCCAGAATGGTGATGCACTGGACTTGGAATCTTGCAAGAACGCGTTGATTGTCAACAATATCTTTGATGCCGGTGACGATGCTATCTGTATCAAATCGGGAAAAGATGAAGACGGTCGCAGACGCGGCGAACCTTGCCAAAATGTGATTGTAAAAAATAACACCGTATTGCACGGTCACGGTGGTTTCGTAGTAGGTAGCGAAATGTCGGGTGGCGTAAAAAACGTCTATGTAACTGACTGTACTTTCCTGGGTACGGATGTAGGTTTGCGCTTCAAGAGTACCCGTGGACGTGGCGGTGTAGTAGAAGGTATCTATATTCATAACATCAATATGATTGATATCCCGCACGAAGCCTTGCTGTTCGACTTGTTCTATGGCGGTAAAGGTGCCGGTGAAGAAACGGAAGATGACCTGGAAGGCAGAATGAAATCATCCGTTCCTCCTGTAACGGAAAAAACTCCCGCTTTCCGTGATATCCATATCACAAATGTTACTTGCAGAAGTGTAGGACGTGCTATGTTCTTCAATGGACTGCCTGAAATGCCTATCCGCAATGTACACGTAAAGGATGTAGTTATTACGGACGCCAAGCAAGGTATCGTTATCAGCCAGGCTGAGAATGTTTCTATAGAGAACGTGAAAATAGATACCAAAGGCGCAGCATTGCAGGTGAAGCAAGCCAAAGACCTGAAAGTAAACGGGAAGACTTATAATAATTCGGCAACCAAAGCTTTGAACATCGATTTATAA
- a CDS encoding enoyl-ACP reductase FabI, with translation MSYNLLKGKRGIIFGALNEQSIAWKVAEKAVEEGATITLSNTPVAVRMGEVSALADKLKCEVIPADATSVEDLENVFKRSMEVLGGPIDFVLHSIGMSPNVRKKRTYDDLDYDMLGKTLDISAVSFHKMIQAAKKLNAIADYGSILALSYVAAQRTFYGYNDMADAKALLESIARSFGYIYGREHNVRVNTISQSPTMTTAGSGVKGMDKLFDFANRMSPLGNASADECADYCIVMFSDLTRKVTMQNLFHDGGFSSVGMSLRAMATYEKGLDEYMDENGNIIYG, from the coding sequence ATGAGTTACAATTTGTTGAAAGGAAAAAGAGGCATTATTTTCGGTGCTCTGAATGAGCAGTCCATTGCCTGGAAAGTAGCAGAAAAAGCAGTAGAAGAAGGTGCAACGATCACCTTATCAAACACTCCGGTAGCAGTTCGCATGGGCGAAGTTTCCGCACTGGCAGATAAATTGAAATGTGAAGTTATCCCCGCCGACGCAACCAGCGTAGAAGATTTGGAAAATGTATTCAAACGCTCCATGGAAGTTTTGGGCGGACCGATTGACTTTGTGCTTCATTCCATTGGTATGTCTCCGAATGTTCGCAAGAAACGTACATATGATGATTTGGATTATGATATGCTGGGCAAGACGCTCGATATTTCCGCAGTGTCTTTCCATAAGATGATACAGGCTGCCAAAAAGCTGAATGCAATTGCCGATTACGGTTCAATCCTTGCATTGAGTTATGTGGCCGCGCAACGTACATTCTATGGATACAATGATATGGCAGATGCAAAAGCTTTGCTGGAATCCATTGCGCGTAGCTTCGGTTATATCTATGGCCGCGAACATAATGTACGTGTCAATACCATTTCACAGTCTCCGACTATGACTACTGCCGGTTCCGGTGTGAAGGGTATGGATAAGCTGTTTGACTTTGCCAACCGCATGTCTCCGCTGGGCAATGCTTCAGCCGACGAATGTGCTGATTATTGCATCGTAATGTTTTCCGACCTGACCCGTAAGGTAACCATGCAGAATTTATTCCATGACGGTGGTTTCTCCAGCGTGGGTATGAGCTTGCGTGCCATGGCTACTTATGAAAAAGGACTGGATGAATATATGGATGAGAATGGAAACATTATATATGGTTAA
- a CDS encoding SAM-dependent methyltransferase: protein METALYLLPVTLGDTPIETVLPSYNKEIILGISHFIVEDVRSARRFLKKVDREIDIDTLTFYPLNKHTSPEDISGYLKPLMAGLSMGVISEAGCPAVADPGADVVAIAQRKNLKVVPLVGPSSIILSVMGSGFNGQSFAFHGYLPIEPGERAKKIRTLEQRVYAEHQTQLFIETPYRNNKMVEDILQNCRPQTKLCIAANITCEGEYIKTKTVKEWQGKVPDLSKIPCIFLLYK, encoded by the coding sequence TTGGAAACAGCTCTTTATCTTTTGCCCGTCACTTTGGGTGATACACCGATTGAAACGGTGTTGCCTTCTTATAATAAGGAGATCATACTTGGGATTAGTCACTTCATAGTAGAGGATGTGCGTTCTGCACGCCGTTTTCTGAAGAAGGTGGACCGGGAAATAGATATTGATACACTGACTTTTTACCCGCTGAACAAGCATACATCACCTGAAGATATTTCAGGATATCTGAAACCGTTGATGGCGGGATTGTCTATGGGAGTGATTTCCGAAGCCGGTTGTCCGGCAGTCGCTGACCCGGGAGCGGATGTAGTGGCGATTGCTCAACGGAAGAATCTGAAAGTAGTGCCCTTGGTGGGACCTTCTTCAATTATTCTTTCTGTCATGGGTTCAGGCTTCAACGGGCAAAGTTTTGCTTTCCACGGTTACCTTCCGATTGAGCCGGGCGAGCGTGCCAAAAAAATAAGGACTCTGGAGCAGCGGGTTTATGCCGAACACCAGACTCAACTATTTATTGAAACACCTTACCGCAATAATAAAATGGTGGAAGACATCTTGCAAAATTGCCGTCCGCAAACCAAACTCTGTATTGCTGCGAACATTACGTGTGAGGGAGAATATATCAAAACCAAGACAGTGAAGGAGTGGCAGGGAAAAGTGCCCGATCTTTCTAAAATTCCTTGTATTTTTCTCTTGTACAAATAA